Genomic DNA from Ensifer adhaerens:
TGTTCGGTTTCGATCTTGCGCCGCTGGCACTGGCGGCAGACGCCATCCACGCCAAGGCACAGGCCGTCCACGCCGAGGAGCGGCAACGGCAAGCCTTGCGGGGCGAGGTGACGCTGCATTTGCGCGACATCGCCAAGATGCTGCAGGCCGCGCTGAACGAGCAAAGGGCAGGCGACTGGACATGTCTTGAAGCCTCGCTCAGGGCGCTGTCCGGTCGGGTAGCACGCAATGCCACGATCGCCTCCCTGACCGAGCGGCGGAACAGCCTCCTGCGTCTGCGGGCAGAGGTTGAAAACGCCTATCTCACCGCGATTGCAGCGGCCGAAATGAGCACCTGTGCATGCGAATTTGAGCACCACATACAGAAATCTGAATCAGATCAGACTCATGAATCGGCTGTTGAAAAGGAGGAGGTGGTCCATCACTCCGAAAACAGGACGAACAATGGCGAAGCCCAGCCCGAACGAGGCGATGCAGCGACAGATAGACGTGGTGAAACCATATCCCTTCCCCGGATTCTGGCTGCTTGCCCACAGATTGCCGACTACAGTCGTTGCGGGATCGGAACCTGGTCCGACTTCCTCCGTGCGGTGGCGCTCGTGCGAGCCATGTTGAAGATCTCGCCGGCAGCCTGGAACACGGCTTGTGCTGCCATGGGAGAGATTCAGGCCTCCATTGCCGTTGCGGCCATGCTGGAGCGGGCGGACCGCATCCGTTCGCCGGGCGGCTATCTCAGAACCCTGGCAACCAAGGCCACAGCCGGCAAATTCGCTGTCATGCCGATGATGAAGGCACTTGAGCAGACTGCAGAACGGCATCGTCTGGAGCGCAGCGAGCTTGTTTGACAGCGGAAACGAAACTTGGCAGCTTGCGGCACCTGGCAAGAGAAGACCCATGGCGAGACGAGCTGAGAGCAATTCGAGACTGGATGACGCGGCGCGAGCCGGCTGGCTCTACTATGTCGCGGGCCGGACACAGGACGAAATCGCGGTCATCATGGGCATTTCGCGACAGAGCGCCCAGCGGCTGATTTCCCTGTCGGTTGCCGAAAAGCTGATCAAGGTCCGCCTCGACCATCCGATTGCGGCCTGCATGGAAATGGCAGAGGCGCTGAAGTCCCGGTTTGGCCTGAAGAGGGTGGAGATCGTGCCGACGGATCCGGGCGCGGATGGGCTTCCGGTGGGTGTCGCGGAGGCGGGCGCGGCGGAACTCGAGCGTTGGCTGAAGCAACCGGACCCGCAGATCATCGCCATGGGCACCGGGCGAACCCTGCGCGCCGTCGTCGACCAGCTGCCGCCGATGGATTGTCCGCAGCACAAGATCGTCTCGCTGACCGGCAATATCAGCCCGGACGGATCGGCGGCCTATTTCAACGTCATCTTCTCGATGGCGGATGCGGTGAAGGCGCCGCATTTCCCGATGCCGCTGCCGGTCATCGTGTCGTCGCGTGAGGAACGAGACCTCATGCATCGCCAGCCACTGATGGAAACGGCCATCGACCTTGCCCGTAAGTCGAACGTTACCTTTATCGGTATCGGCGAAATGGCGCTGAAGGCCCCGCTCGTGCTGGACGGTTTCCTGAGGCCCGACGAAATGGAGGATATCCTCAAGGTGGGTGCGGCCGGCGAGATCTGCGGCTGGATTTTCGGAGCGGACGGCAAACTGCTCGACCATCCCGTCAACCAGCGGGTGGCCAGCCTGCCGATCCCGAGCCGGGAGACCTCCACGGTCATTGGTCTGGCGCGGGGCGTACGCAAGCATGCGGCGATCAAGGCCGCGGTGAAGGGGGGTCATATCAACGGGCTGATCACGGATGAAGAGGCGGCGAGGATGCTGCTTCAGGGGTGAGGGCGTATTTCAGTTCAAGAGGCTGACTGGTACGTAAGGGGAAGCCCCGGCTTTTTGTACCGCAGCCCGTAAACGCTTGTCATTGGTCCACAAGCGGGCTCGCTCGTCGAGAAGAACAGATGCCAGCAATTGTGCATCGGTGTAACCAATTCCCATGCTGAAAAGACTATGAACTTCGATCATAGTCATGATCTCATAATGAGTGGCAACAGGGGCTTGGCGCTGCCGCGAGAGCAACGCGATCACCCGCGCTCGGTCGCGGAGACTGCCGAGCGCAAGCTCGCCTATGACGGATTCGTGGCAAAGTAGTTGGCCGTCTTCTATAATCCGTTCGAGCTCCAGATTTCGCTCACGGAAATGATCGATCCAGATCGAGGTATCGACCAGAATCACGATGCGCTCGCCGTCCGACGGCGTGGCGCGGCTTCGGCGTCAGCCATGGTTCCGCCAAGCGCGATCAGTCGTTTCCCGGTTTCAACACGGATAAGTGCTTCGAGCGCCTGCCGAACCAAGGCAGTCGTTTCTTTCGTTCCGGTCAAAGCGCGGGCTTCTTCCAACAAGGCATCATCAATGTTGATGGTAGAACGCATATTAACATCTCCATTTCGAGGCATCGATATTAGCACCAAATGATGACGAATTCAATGCACAGCGCTGCCGCGCAATTTTAGTACAACCTGTTGCGAGCAGCATTTGCCAATGGTGTCAGCATAAACACTTATTACGCATAGCCCTCTGCAAAGCGCCCTTATGACGCGAATATTCAGGTCGGGCAAGCTCCGCTAACCTGTCAAACTCCTACTGTGACCACCCAAGCCCGTTTGGGCTCAGCAGTTTAAATTTTCTCACCCATCCAGTGGCTTAACCAACTCTTGTGCAGCGCAGCGACGATTTGCCGTTGACAAAATTCGTATTAAATCGATTATTTGCCCATGAGCATAGCATTTGCTCAGTACCGCTTCTGGGAGGAAACAATGAGATTTCAAGCATGGCTGCTGGGCGCCGTATCCGCGCTCGCAATGGCCGGTGTCGCCAACGCCGAAACGACCCTGACGATCGCCACCGTGAACAATGGCGACATGGTCCGCATGCAGAAGCTGACCGACGACTTCACCAAGGCCAATCCGGACATCAAGCTGAACTGGGTGACGCTCGAAGAAAACGTGCTGCGCCAGAAGGTGACGACCGATATCGCCACCAAGGGCGGCCAGTATGACGTCCTGACCATCGGCACCTATGAAGTTCCGATCTGGGCGAAGAACGGCTGGCTCGTCGCCCTCGACAAGCTCGGCCCCGACTATGACGTAGACGACCTTCTGCCGGCGATCCGCAATGGGATCAGCGCCGACGGCAAGCTCTATGCGGCGCCCTTCTACGGCGAAAGCTCTTTCGTGATGTACCGCAAGGACCTGATGGAGAAGGCCGGGCTGAAAATGCCTGATGCGCCGACCTGGGACTTCATTGCGGATGCTGCGCGCAAGATGACCGACCGCAAGGACGGCATCAACGGCATCTGCCTGCGCGGCAAGGCAGGCTGGGGCGAGAACATGGCCTTCCTGACCGCCATGTCCAATTCCTTCGGCGCGCGCTGGTTCGACGAAAAGTGGCATCCGCAATTCGACCAGCCGGAATGGAAGAAGACGCTGGACTTCTATGTCAAGCTGATGAAGGACGCCGGTCCCGAGGGCGCATCCTCCAATGGCTTCAATGAAAATCTGGCGCTCTTCCAGCAGGGCAAGTGCGGCATGTGGATCGACGCGACGGTCGCTGCCTCCTTCGTCTCCGATCCGAAGAACTCGAAGGTTGCCGACAAGGTCGGCTATGCGCTCGCCCCTGACAACGGTCTCGGCAAGCGCGCCAACTGGCTCTGGGCCTGGAACCTCGCGATCCCCGCCGGCTCCAAGAAGGTCGATGCGGCTGAGAAGTTCGTGTCCTGGGCAACCAGCAAGCATTACACGGAACTGGTCGCTTCCAAGGAAGGCTGGGCAAACGTGCCTCCGGGCACGCGCAAGTCGCTCTATGCCAATGCCGACTACCAGAAGGCAGCGCCCTTCGCCAAGATGACGCTGGACTCGATCAACGCCGCTGACCCGACCCATCCGACGGTCAAGCCGGTGCCTTATGTGGGCGTGCAGTTTGTCGCCATCCCTGAATTCCAGGGCATCGGCACGGCGGTCGGACAGCAGTTCTCGGCAGCCCTTGCCGGCAAGGAAACCGTTGATGCGGCGCTCAAGGCGGCTCAGTCCTACACCGAGCGCGAAATGAAGAAGGCCGGCTATCCGAAGTAAGCTTCCTCTTGACGCAAAAGGACCGCCGCTCTTCAAGGGGCGGCGGTCCGGGCAGGGGAAACGTGGGCGGTTGAAAAGCAGCACGTTGTGCTGCCCCCTCATCTGCCTGCCGGCATCTTCTCCCCGATGGGGAGAAGAGGAAGAACCGCAGCCTCGCGGATATCCTCGCCCCTCTGGGGAGAAGTCCGC
This window encodes:
- a CDS encoding replication initiation protein RepC produces the protein MNEDMATTPFGGGQIVARQFLRRRQVSERQARLAGTGQTGARAGADKWQLLRSLTEAKLAYDLSDRSIAVLEALLSFHPERLLDGARPLIVFPSNQQLSLRTRGMSPATIRRHLAALVDAGLIFRRDSPNGKRYCRRDADGAPKEMFGFDLAPLALAADAIHAKAQAVHAEERQRQALRGEVTLHLRDIAKMLQAALNEQRAGDWTCLEASLRALSGRVARNATIASLTERRNSLLRLRAEVENAYLTAIAAAEMSTCACEFEHHIQKSESDQTHESAVEKEEVVHHSENRTNNGEAQPERGDAATDRRGETISLPRILAACPQIADYSRCGIGTWSDFLRAVALVRAMLKISPAAWNTACAAMGEIQASIAVAAMLERADRIRSPGGYLRTLATKATAGKFAVMPMMKALEQTAERHRLERSELV
- a CDS encoding DNA-binding transcriptional regulator LsrR, DeoR family — its product is MARRAESNSRLDDAARAGWLYYVAGRTQDEIAVIMGISRQSAQRLISLSVAEKLIKVRLDHPIAACMEMAEALKSRFGLKRVEIVPTDPGADGLPVGVAEAGAAELERWLKQPDPQIIAMGTGRTLRAVVDQLPPMDCPQHKIVSLTGNISPDGSAAYFNVIFSMADAVKAPHFPMPLPVIVSSREERDLMHRQPLMETAIDLARKSNVTFIGIGEMALKAPLVLDGFLRPDEMEDILKVGAAGEICGWIFGADGKLLDHPVNQRVASLPIPSRETSTVIGLARGVRKHAAIKAAVKGGHINGLITDEEAARMLLQG
- a CDS encoding hypothetical protein (manually curated) — protein: MILVDTSIWIDHFRERNLELERIIEDGQLLCHESVIGELALGSLRDRARVIALLSRQRQAPVATHYEIMTMIEVHSLFSMGIGYTDAQLLASVLLDERARLWTNDKRLRAAVQKAGASPYVPVSLLN
- a CDS encoding antitoxin of type II TA system, VapB, encoding MRSTINIDDALLEEARALTGTKETTALVRQALEALIRVETGKRLIALGGTMADAEAAPRRRTASAS
- a CDS encoding sorbitol/mannitol transport system substrate-binding protein encodes the protein MRFQAWLLGAVSALAMAGVANAETTLTIATVNNGDMVRMQKLTDDFTKANPDIKLNWVTLEENVLRQKVTTDIATKGGQYDVLTIGTYEVPIWAKNGWLVALDKLGPDYDVDDLLPAIRNGISADGKLYAAPFYGESSFVMYRKDLMEKAGLKMPDAPTWDFIADAARKMTDRKDGINGICLRGKAGWGENMAFLTAMSNSFGARWFDEKWHPQFDQPEWKKTLDFYVKLMKDAGPEGASSNGFNENLALFQQGKCGMWIDATVAASFVSDPKNSKVADKVGYALAPDNGLGKRANWLWAWNLAIPAGSKKVDAAEKFVSWATSKHYTELVASKEGWANVPPGTRKSLYANADYQKAAPFAKMTLDSINAADPTHPTVKPVPYVGVQFVAIPEFQGIGTAVGQQFSAALAGKETVDAALKAAQSYTEREMKKAGYPK